A portion of the Acipenser ruthenus chromosome 38, fAciRut3.2 maternal haplotype, whole genome shotgun sequence genome contains these proteins:
- the LOC117433903 gene encoding carcinoembryonic antigen-related cell adhesion molecule 1-like has protein sequence METHTIFWIVASLCAGCLAVLELNPVTDPVIGLVGGSVLLEIKPPGPLGGMIWMFGPEDMPVVSWAGSEPEIDLDYKNRVTLNTKTGSLQLKPVSLNDSGVYTFEGTVFVSAEVQPFKGSVTVTVHTLIGTVIVNPNPEQPIENQALNLTCEVLGSKTVSSRLWLKDGQPLSASDRITLSVDSSVVSFNPVLQSDNGEYQCKAKNPVIEVASPGYILEVNYGPEQASITGPDSAAEGSSVTFTCLAQSLPPCNYTWYFNGAETAQGSQYEIDFVSNADRGSYTCVAWNTVTGRITSAVKEFNVTESGSGSGSGCLKAEIAQIAIGALSGIALLLCLSV, from the exons ATGGAAACGCACACCATCTTCTGGATTGTCGCATCGCTCTGTGCAG gGTGTTTGGCTGTTCTGGAACTAAACCCCGTCACAGACCCCGTGATCGGGCTGGTTGGGGGCAGCGTGCTCCTCGAGATTAAACCCCCGGGACCTCTCGGTGGGATGATCTGGATGTTCGGTCCCGAAGACATGCCTGTGGTGTCGTGGGCCGGATCAGAACCAGAGATAGACCTCGATTACAAGAACAGGGTTACTCTGAACACGAAAACCGGCTCGCTGCAGCTCAAACCCGTCTCCCTCAACGACTCCGGAGTGTATACGTTTGAGGGAACAGTGTTTGTGTCGGCAGAGGTGCAGCCATTCAAGGGGAGTGTCACCGTGACCGTGCATA CTCTAATAGGAACAGTGATTGTGAACCCCAACCCTGAACAGCCAATAGAAAACCAGGCTCTAAACCTGACCTGCGAGGTGCTTGGATCAAAGACTGTTTCCTCAAGGCTCTGGCTGAAGGACGGTCAGCCCTTGTCCGCTAGTGACAGAATAACATTGTCTGTGGACAGCAGTGTAGTCTCCTTCAACCCAGTGCTGCAGTCTGATAATGGAGAATATCAGTGTAAAGCTAAAAACCCTGTAATTGAAGTGGCGAGCCCTGGATACATACTGGAGGTCAATT ATGGACCAGAGCAGGCATCTATTACAGGACCAGACTCAGCAGCTGAAGGCTCATCTGTAACATTCACATGTTTGGCTCAGTCTCTCCCCCCTTGTAATTACACCTGGTATTTCAATGGAGCAGAGACTGCCCAGGGCTCGCAATACGAGATAGATTTTGTAAGCAATGCTGATAGGGGAAGTTACACCTGTGTAGCCTGGAACACAGTGACTGGAAGAATCACTTCTGCAGTAAAGGAATTTAATGTGACTG aaTCGGGTTCTGGTTCTGGATCAGGATGTTTGAAAGCAGAGATTGCGCAGATTGCTATCGGCGCGCTTTCAGGGATCGCTTTGCTGCTCTGTCTTTCTGTATGA
- the LOC131707116 gene encoding phospholipase A2 inhibitor and Ly6/PLAUR domain-containing protein-like translates to MEPIPAFTILCALLHIVSSLKCLTCTAEDWASCLGTETTCDASVSSCVSAISTVLTGGGKRVTKVFRSCYPTALCDKPVSFNVTTSSGHVNLKCCQTDSCNTEHVTASEDRPLAKLECYGSFGVKPKCRSKVKCSASEDHCLKIGTEGRREDGVKGCVSKSLCDVDSPASRFIQDSLTGRRFCCKTKDCNSARPLDPSSLLILIPLSAFFL, encoded by the exons ATGGAACCGATCCCGGCGTTTACCATCCTCTGCGCGCTGTTGCATATAG TTTCTTCTCTCAAATGCCTGACATGTACTGCGGAGGACTGGGCCTCCTGCCTGGGGACTGAAACAACCTGCGATGCCTCGGTGAGCTCCTGCGTTTCTGCCATCAGTACAGTGCTCACAG GTGGCGGGAAACGTGTGACCAAAGTCTTCCGGTCGTGTTACCCCACTGCCCTCTGTGACAAGCCCGTCTCCTTCAACGTCACCACGTCAAGCGGGCACGTCAATTTAAAATGCTGCCAGACGGATAGCTGCAACACTGAACACGTGACGG CATCTGAAGACAGGCCGCTGGCTAAACTGGAGTGCTATGGCAGCTTTGGAGTGAAACCAAAATGCAGATCGAAAGTAAAATGCTCCGCCAGTGAAGACCACTGTCTCAAAATAG GAACCGAAGGGCGGAGAGAGGATGGCGTTAAGGGATGCGTTTCGAAAAGCCTCTGTGACGTGGACTCCCCAGCGTCGCGGTTCATCCAGGACTCCCTCACTGGGAGAAGAttctgctgcaaaaccaaagATTGCAACAGCGCCCGGCCTCTAGATCCGAGCTCCCTGCTCATACTGATTCCCCTCTCAGCCTTCTTCCTCTGA